In a genomic window of Virgibacillus sp. SK37:
- the dtd gene encoding D-aminoacyl-tRNA deacylase, with the protein MKAVIQRTKEASVQVNNEVVGSIDYGYVVLLGVTHEDTEEDAKYLVNKIINLRVFEDQDGKMNLSLKDVDGSILSISQFTLYGDTKKGRRPNFIQAAKPDAAKSLYELFNQLIKDQGIPLETGVFGEMMDVQLINIGPVTLIIDSKDK; encoded by the coding sequence ATGAAAGCAGTAATTCAGCGCACGAAAGAAGCTAGTGTGCAGGTTAATAATGAAGTGGTTGGAAGTATTGATTATGGTTATGTAGTCTTATTGGGAGTTACCCATGAGGATACGGAAGAGGATGCAAAATATCTTGTGAATAAAATAATTAATTTGCGTGTTTTTGAGGATCAAGATGGCAAAATGAACTTATCATTAAAAGATGTGGACGGAAGTATCCTTTCTATCTCTCAATTTACATTATATGGGGATACAAAAAAGGGAAGAAGACCTAATTTTATACAGGCAGCTAAGCCGGATGCTGCAAAATCCCTTTACGAACTATTTAATCAATTGATAAAAGATCAAGGTATTCCGTTAGAAACAGGTGTTTTTGGGGAAATGATGGACGTGCAATTAATAAATATTGGGCCTGTTACACTAATTATTGATAGTAAAGATAAATAA
- a CDS encoding N-acetylmuramoyl-L-alanine amidase, protein MQSLRSILTLIVVLSTLLLPFSVLAEEALIKTNYLNVRNGPEESHSKIDQVHKGEIYPILEQQKNWVKIKLENKSGWVSLDYINVQNQLPTVNQLKIAYDQVHLREGPSTDHSITSFAKKGDDFEVLSYNNGWYEVKSEQTRGYIHERIALKEKKSRCTNVKNKTIVIDAGHGGRDVGAIGITGIQEKHLAYKTAELLKEKLILLGANVTLTRLNDEFISLASRTSIANISGGEAFLSLHYNSVADLPDVSGIQSYYFLKDSKEMAQAIQSALIKITGANNRGVHKEDFYVLRQNRNEAVLLELGFISNKESQQLLTTQAYQEKIVAGIINGLNNYFCN, encoded by the coding sequence TTGCAGTCATTAAGAAGTATTCTTACTCTTATAGTTGTATTGTCTACACTTTTACTTCCATTTTCTGTTCTTGCTGAAGAAGCATTAATTAAGACAAATTATCTAAATGTAAGAAATGGCCCCGAGGAGAGCCATTCTAAAATAGATCAGGTACATAAAGGAGAAATCTACCCCATACTGGAACAACAGAAAAATTGGGTAAAAATCAAGCTAGAAAATAAGAGTGGATGGGTCTCTCTAGATTACATCAATGTGCAAAATCAGCTGCCAACTGTTAATCAGCTAAAAATAGCTTATGATCAAGTTCATCTGAGAGAAGGTCCTTCCACCGACCATTCAATTACTTCTTTTGCTAAAAAGGGCGATGACTTTGAGGTATTATCGTATAATAATGGATGGTATGAAGTGAAAAGCGAGCAAACTAGAGGCTATATACATGAACGTATTGCTCTGAAAGAGAAAAAATCCCGGTGTACAAATGTGAAAAATAAGACGATTGTTATTGATGCTGGTCATGGCGGTCGCGATGTTGGAGCCATTGGTATAACCGGAATACAGGAAAAGCATCTTGCATACAAAACCGCAGAGCTATTAAAAGAGAAGCTTATCTTGCTTGGAGCTAATGTCACTCTTACAAGACTAAATGACGAATTTATATCACTTGCAAGCAGGACAAGCATAGCAAATATTTCTGGTGGGGAAGCCTTTCTTAGCCTGCACTATAACAGTGTAGCTGATTTACCCGACGTTTCAGGCATACAATCCTATTATTTTTTGAAGGACAGTAAGGAAATGGCTCAAGCGATCCAATCAGCGTTAATTAAGATAACAGGCGCAAATAATCGGGGAGTACATAAGGAAGACTTTTATGTATTGAGACAAAATAGAAACGAGGCAGTTCTTTTAGAATTAGGTTTTATATCTAACAAAGAGAGTCAACAACTTTTAACCACACAAGCATATCAAGAAAAAATCGTTGCCGGTATTATAAATGGATTGAACAACTACTTTTGTAATTAA
- the hisS gene encoding histidine--tRNA ligase, producing the protein MSFKAPRGTVDLLPKDSKKWQFVEGKIKNICDRFHFEEIRTPLFEHTEVFQRGVGDTTDIVQKEMYTFEDRGGRSLTLRPEGTAPVVRAFVENKLFGDPNQPTKLYYFASMFRYERPQKGRMRQLNQFGVEVLGSANPAVDAEVIDLAMTCYKELGLKSLKLVINSLGDHESRNNHRQALIEHFAPHKDELCTDCQSRLQQNPLRVLDCKTDRDHPAMKTAPSILDYLNEESKGYFEQVKSYLTTMNIEYTIDPKLVRGLDYYNHTAFEIMSEAKGFGAITTLAGGGRYNGLVEELGGPATPGIGFGMGIERLLMALEAENIDIPVNNELDCYIVAFGENAENEAVRVTHLLRQSGIQVDKDYQGRKPKAQFKAADRLKAKFVLVLGESELEKQIMNVKTMETGEQIEVPLAQLAQFIKGKL; encoded by the coding sequence ATGAGTTTTAAAGCACCAAGAGGCACAGTGGATCTTTTGCCTAAGGACTCTAAAAAATGGCAATTTGTTGAAGGGAAAATTAAAAATATTTGTGATCGATTTCACTTTGAAGAGATTCGTACACCGCTTTTCGAACATACAGAGGTATTTCAAAGAGGTGTAGGCGATACAACTGACATTGTGCAAAAAGAGATGTATACATTTGAAGACAGAGGTGGAAGAAGTTTAACACTGCGTCCAGAAGGAACCGCTCCTGTAGTTAGAGCATTCGTAGAAAATAAGTTATTCGGGGACCCAAATCAGCCGACTAAGCTATACTATTTCGCTTCTATGTTCCGTTATGAACGTCCACAAAAAGGAAGAATGCGGCAGTTAAATCAGTTTGGGGTTGAAGTGCTTGGCAGTGCTAACCCTGCTGTAGATGCAGAAGTTATTGATCTAGCAATGACTTGTTATAAAGAGCTAGGGCTAAAATCATTAAAACTAGTTATTAATTCATTAGGTGATCACGAAAGCCGAAATAATCATCGTCAAGCTTTAATAGAACATTTTGCCCCTCATAAAGACGAATTATGCACTGATTGTCAATCTCGTTTACAACAGAATCCACTAAGGGTGCTTGATTGTAAAACAGATCGCGATCATCCAGCTATGAAAACAGCACCATCTATTCTAGACTATTTAAATGAGGAGTCAAAAGGCTATTTTGAGCAGGTGAAAAGCTATTTAACAACAATGAATATTGAGTATACAATTGATCCGAAATTGGTTCGTGGGTTGGACTATTATAACCATACTGCCTTTGAAATTATGAGTGAAGCAAAAGGTTTTGGTGCAATTACCACATTAGCCGGTGGTGGTAGATATAACGGACTTGTAGAGGAGTTAGGGGGTCCAGCAACACCTGGAATCGGCTTTGGGATGGGTATTGAAAGACTCCTGATGGCCTTAGAAGCAGAAAATATTGATATTCCTGTTAATAATGAGTTGGATTGTTATATTGTAGCCTTTGGTGAAAATGCAGAAAATGAAGCTGTTCGAGTTACCCACTTACTTCGCCAATCTGGTATTCAAGTTGATAAGGATTATCAAGGTCGTAAGCCAAAAGCTCAATTTAAAGCAGCTGACAGGCTAAAAGCAAAATTTGTTTTAGTGCTAGGAGAGTCAGAATTGGAAAAACAAATTATGAATGTGAAAACGATGGAAACAGGTGAACAAATAGAGGTGCCACTAGCACAACTGGCACAATTCATTAAAGGAAAATTGTAG
- the aspS gene encoding aspartate--tRNA ligase, with product MSVRQMAGKLGNENVDYSVLLKGWVQKRRDLGGLIFIDLRDRSGIVQVVFNPDHSAEALKIAETIRSEYVVEVIGNVVKRDESTVNKLMATGEIEVLATEIKILNKAKTPPFPIQDDIDVAEDIRLKYRYMDMRRSGLQETFKLRHQTTQTVRNFLNENGFLEMETPMLTKSTPEGARDYLVPSRVHPGEFYALPQSPQLFKQLIMMGGFEKYYQIARCFRDEDLRADRQPEFTQIDIETSFMSSDDIMNMTEKMMKQVMKEVKNIDITLPLPRMPYDEAMSRYGSDKPDTRFGMELIHATEVLKNSNFKVFQQAIEAGGIVCLLNVKGEAANFSRKDIDKLTEYVKVYGAKGLAWLKVEGDELKGPIAKFLTEEEIQGLKNTAAAEDGDLLLFGSDKTSIVYDSLGALRIKLGKDLELIDQSKFNFLWVTDWPLLEYDEDAKRYFAAHHPFTSPVEEDIEKLSIDPGSVRANAYDLVLNGYELGGGSIRIYKKELQDKMFSVLGFSEEEAQAQFGFLLEALEYGAPPHGGVALGLDRIIMLLAGSTNLRDTILFPKTASATDLLTDAPSTVSNDQLGELSIQVQKKND from the coding sequence ATGAGTGTAAGACAAATGGCAGGGAAACTTGGAAACGAAAACGTCGATTACTCGGTTTTACTTAAGGGATGGGTACAAAAACGTCGGGATTTAGGTGGTTTAATCTTTATAGACCTTCGCGACAGATCAGGAATAGTACAAGTAGTTTTTAATCCTGATCATTCTGCAGAAGCCTTAAAAATTGCTGAAACAATTAGAAGTGAATATGTTGTAGAAGTAATTGGAAATGTAGTGAAAAGAGATGAATCGACCGTAAACAAATTAATGGCTACTGGAGAAATAGAAGTACTTGCAACAGAAATTAAAATATTAAATAAAGCCAAGACTCCCCCATTCCCAATCCAAGACGATATTGATGTAGCAGAGGATATACGTTTAAAATACCGCTATATGGATATGCGTAGAAGTGGTCTTCAAGAGACATTTAAATTGCGCCATCAAACAACACAGACTGTCAGAAACTTTTTAAATGAGAATGGATTTCTTGAAATGGAAACACCTATGCTAACAAAGAGTACGCCAGAGGGAGCTCGGGATTATTTAGTGCCAAGCCGTGTGCATCCTGGAGAATTCTATGCTTTACCACAATCTCCACAACTATTTAAGCAATTGATCATGATGGGTGGTTTTGAGAAATATTATCAGATTGCACGATGTTTCCGTGATGAAGATTTAAGGGCAGATCGGCAGCCTGAATTTACTCAGATTGATATTGAAACCTCCTTTATGTCGAGCGATGATATTATGAATATGACAGAAAAAATGATGAAACAGGTAATGAAGGAAGTGAAAAACATAGACATTACACTGCCTTTACCTAGAATGCCTTATGATGAAGCTATGAGTAGATATGGTTCTGATAAACCGGATACTCGTTTTGGTATGGAACTCATTCATGCCACAGAAGTGTTAAAAAATTCCAACTTCAAGGTATTTCAACAAGCAATTGAAGCTGGTGGCATCGTTTGTTTATTAAATGTAAAAGGAGAAGCCGCTAATTTCTCCCGGAAAGATATCGATAAACTAACAGAATATGTTAAAGTTTATGGCGCCAAAGGGCTTGCTTGGCTTAAAGTAGAAGGCGATGAATTAAAGGGACCTATTGCTAAATTCTTAACAGAGGAAGAAATCCAAGGATTAAAAAATACTGCAGCAGCAGAAGATGGTGACCTTTTGTTATTTGGTTCGGATAAAACTTCCATTGTATACGATAGTCTTGGGGCACTTCGTATAAAACTAGGAAAGGATCTTGAATTAATTGATCAAAGTAAATTTAATTTTCTTTGGGTAACAGATTGGCCATTGTTGGAATACGACGAGGATGCTAAGCGATATTTTGCAGCACATCATCCATTTACTTCACCTGTTGAAGAGGACATAGAAAAACTAAGTATTGACCCGGGAAGTGTTCGAGCAAATGCATATGATTTAGTCTTAAATGGATATGAATTGGGCGGAGGCTCAATTAGAATCTATAAAAAAGAATTGCAGGATAAAATGTTCAGTGTATTAGGGTTTTCAGAAGAAGAAGCACAAGCCCAGTTTGGCTTCTTACTTGAAGCCTTGGAATATGGAGCCCCCCCACACGGAGGCGTGGCTTTAGGATTAGACCGTATTATTATGCTATTGGCCGGCAGCACAAATCTTAGGGATACAATTTTGTTCCCGAAAACAGCTTCAGCTACAGACTTGTTAACAGATGCGCCTAGTACTGTAAGTAATGATCAACTTGGCGAGTTATCTATTCAAGTACAAAAGAAAAATGACTAA
- a CDS encoding RsfA family transcriptional regulator yields the protein MVKVRQDAWSHEDDLLLAETVLRHIREGSTQLNAFEEVGDKLNRTSAACGFRWNAEVRSKYENAIDLAKRQRKEKKRAVAAAGQKLNKPVIELSQTAEAHIDSNSEYSEATASTLTIDSVIRFLKDLKKDYYASNQSKNTLEQYKKDNLKLHDQVNQLEKQLAQTEAQLSTIQEDYQVFIQIMDRARKMTVLDDQGTMPSPAFRMDKNGNLQQLAQGN from the coding sequence ATGGTTAAGGTTAGGCAAGACGCTTGGTCCCATGAGGATGACCTATTACTAGCAGAGACGGTGCTACGCCATATTAGAGAAGGAAGCACGCAATTAAATGCGTTTGAAGAAGTTGGTGATAAGCTAAATAGAACTTCAGCTGCATGCGGCTTCCGATGGAATGCAGAGGTACGTTCAAAATATGAGAATGCTATCGATCTTGCAAAACGACAGCGTAAAGAGAAAAAACGAGCAGTTGCTGCAGCAGGTCAAAAATTAAATAAACCTGTTATTGAATTATCACAGACTGCAGAAGCTCACATAGACAGTAATTCTGAATATAGTGAAGCAACAGCTAGTACATTAACAATTGATTCCGTTATACGATTTCTTAAAGATTTGAAAAAAGACTATTATGCTTCCAATCAATCAAAAAATACGTTGGAGCAATATAAAAAGGATAACTTAAAATTACATGATCAAGTCAATCAGTTAGAAAAGCAACTGGCCCAAACAGAAGCTCAATTATCTACTATTCAAGAAGATTATCAAGTCTTTATTCAAATTATGGATCGGGCAAGAAAGATGACTGTATTAGATGATCAGGGTACCATGCCATCCCCTGCATTCCGCATGGATAAAAATGGCAACCTGCAACAATTAGCACAAGGAAATTAG
- a CDS encoding replication-associated recombination protein A, whose amino-acid sequence MSNKPLAFRMRPDSIDEIIGQEHLVAEGKIINRMVKAERLASMILFGPPGTGKTSLATAIAKSLGIRYKLLNAVTDKKKDMEIVVEEAKMTGKMVMILDEVHRLDKGKQDFLLPHLESNLITLIGCTTSNPYHAINPAIRSRCHLFELHTLTIGHIKLAIERAIKNTINGLGEQDIVISEKALEHFAFSANGDMRAALNGLELAVSSTPADALNQINVSLEIAEECMQKKSFSHDKNGDAHYDVLSAFQKSIRGSDVDAALHYLGRLIEAGDLDSIARRMIVTAYEDIGVANPQAGPRAVAAVQAAERLGFPEARIPLAVVIVELCLSPKSNTAYKALDAALTDIRNGKSGEIPQHLKDSHYSGAAFLGRGNEYKYPHNYENNWVNQQYLPDSIKNKHYYQPKNTGKFEQAMKQVYERIQADKQK is encoded by the coding sequence ATGTCAAACAAACCACTAGCTTTTCGAATGAGGCCCGATTCTATAGATGAGATAATTGGACAAGAACATTTGGTAGCTGAAGGAAAAATAATAAATCGAATGGTCAAAGCAGAACGTTTAGCTTCTATGATTCTTTTCGGACCACCAGGCACAGGTAAAACGTCATTGGCAACTGCTATTGCCAAAAGTTTAGGAATTCGATACAAATTACTCAATGCTGTTACTGATAAAAAGAAGGATATGGAAATTGTTGTTGAAGAAGCAAAGATGACAGGTAAAATGGTGATGATACTCGATGAAGTACATCGCCTGGATAAGGGAAAGCAAGATTTCCTTCTGCCACATCTAGAGAGTAATCTAATTACGCTAATAGGTTGTACTACAAGTAACCCATATCACGCTATAAACCCCGCTATTAGAAGTCGTTGTCACCTTTTTGAATTACATACTCTTACCATTGGTCATATTAAACTGGCAATCGAAAGAGCAATAAAGAACACAATAAATGGTTTGGGTGAACAAGATATCGTAATTAGTGAAAAAGCACTGGAACATTTTGCATTTAGTGCCAATGGGGATATGCGTGCAGCTTTAAATGGTCTAGAATTAGCTGTTTCTTCCACCCCGGCTGATGCCCTTAATCAAATCAACGTTAGTTTGGAAATTGCTGAAGAATGTATGCAGAAAAAAAGCTTCTCACATGATAAGAATGGAGACGCCCATTATGATGTGTTATCCGCTTTTCAGAAGTCTATTCGTGGTAGCGATGTAGATGCTGCTCTTCATTATCTCGGTAGATTGATTGAAGCTGGTGATTTAGACAGTATTGCAAGAAGAATGATTGTCACTGCTTATGAAGATATTGGGGTGGCTAATCCACAGGCTGGTCCCCGTGCAGTTGCTGCTGTCCAGGCAGCTGAAAGATTAGGTTTTCCAGAAGCCCGGATCCCTCTTGCAGTAGTTATTGTGGAATTGTGCCTTTCACCAAAGTCAAACACAGCATACAAGGCTTTGGATGCAGCTTTAACAGACATTCGCAATGGTAAGTCAGGAGAAATTCCTCAACATCTAAAGGATTCTCATTATTCTGGTGCTGCATTTCTTGGAAGAGGAAATGAATATAAATATCCACATAACTATGAGAACAATTGGGTTAACCAACAATATTTACCTGATTCTATTAAAAACAAACACTATTATCAACCAAAAAATACAGGGAAATTTGAACAAGCTATGAAACAAGTTTATGAAAGAATTCAAGCTGATAAACAAAAATAA
- the cymR gene encoding cysteine metabolism transcriptional regulator CymR encodes MKISTKGRYGLTIMIDLAKKHGNGPTSLKSIAKDNDLSEHYLEQLASPLRNAGLIKSIRGAYGGYVLAKDPKEIKAGDIIRVLEGPITPVEGIENEEPAKQALWIRIRDAVKDVLDTTTLEDLIHYEDDGPKEAYMFYI; translated from the coding sequence ATGAAGATTTCAACAAAAGGTAGATACGGGTTAACAATTATGATAGACCTTGCAAAGAAGCACGGTAATGGGCCTACCTCTCTAAAATCAATTGCAAAGGATAATGACTTATCAGAGCATTATTTAGAACAACTTGCTTCCCCACTGCGGAACGCTGGTTTAATAAAGAGCATTCGTGGCGCCTACGGAGGGTATGTGTTAGCAAAAGACCCGAAGGAAATCAAGGCAGGGGATATTATTAGGGTACTTGAAGGACCTATTACTCCCGTTGAAGGCATTGAAAATGAAGAACCTGCCAAGCAAGCTTTATGGATTCGAATCCGAGATGCGGTAAAAGATGTACTAGATACAACAACATTAGAAGATTTAATACACTATGAAGATGACGGACCAAAGGAAGCGTATATGTTTTATATTTAA
- a CDS encoding cysteine desulfurase family protein: MEPIYLDHAATTPLNQEVIDAMYPVYKEVFGNPSSIHSFGRKARYLVDQARRTMAKSIHANEREIVFTSGGTEADNMALIGTAKYNKSRGKHIITSEQEHHAILHTAQKLEREGFEVTYLPVYENGKISVEDLRNSLRPDTVLVSIMAANNETGIIQPVKEIGNLLRDYSAYFHTDAVQLFGLMEVNVQEMGIDLLTVSSHKINGPKGIGFIYIGENVKVDPLQFGGEQERKRRPGTENVVSVVGFQKAVELAMDYREERKRLYQSYKDLFLEELKNNKINFLVNGEYDSTIPSTVNISFPGTNVEALLTNFDLSGIAASSGSACTAGSVEPSHVLSAMYGANNDRTINSIRFSFGSHNSKENVIEAAERVAKIVHRLTS; the protein is encoded by the coding sequence ATGGAACCCATTTATTTAGATCATGCCGCTACTACACCATTGAATCAAGAAGTCATTGACGCCATGTATCCTGTATACAAGGAGGTGTTCGGTAACCCATCAAGTATTCATTCTTTTGGGAGGAAAGCAAGATATTTAGTTGACCAGGCAAGAAGGACAATGGCCAAAAGCATACATGCTAATGAAAGGGAAATCGTCTTTACAAGTGGGGGCACTGAAGCTGACAATATGGCATTGATTGGTACGGCAAAATACAATAAGAGTAGAGGAAAGCATATTATTACCTCGGAGCAAGAACATCATGCTATTCTTCATACTGCGCAGAAACTAGAAAGAGAAGGATTTGAGGTTACTTATTTACCTGTGTACGAAAATGGGAAAATAAGTGTGGAGGATCTGAGAAATTCACTTCGTCCAGACACTGTTTTGGTATCTATCATGGCTGCCAATAATGAAACAGGAATTATTCAACCAGTGAAGGAAATTGGCAATTTACTAAGAGATTATTCTGCCTATTTTCACACAGATGCTGTTCAGCTATTTGGTTTAATGGAAGTGAACGTCCAAGAAATGGGAATTGATTTATTGACTGTCTCGTCTCATAAAATTAATGGTCCAAAAGGAATTGGATTTATATATATAGGAGAAAACGTGAAAGTTGACCCCCTCCAATTTGGCGGGGAGCAGGAGCGGAAACGCCGACCAGGAACAGAGAATGTAGTTAGTGTAGTAGGATTCCAAAAAGCAGTAGAATTGGCTATGGATTATCGTGAAGAAAGAAAGAGGCTTTATCAGTCTTATAAAGATTTATTCTTAGAGGAATTAAAAAATAACAAAATTAACTTTTTAGTAAATGGAGAGTATGATTCTACAATTCCTTCTACTGTGAATATTAGTTTCCCGGGAACCAATGTAGAAGCATTGCTAACTAACTTTGATTTAAGTGGGATTGCTGCTTCAAGCGGAAGTGCTTGTACTGCGGGATCTGTAGAACCATCTCATGTATTGTCTGCCATGTATGGTGCCAATAATGATCGAACGATAAACTCTATTCGATTTAGTTTTGGAAGTCATAATTCAAAAGAAAATGTCATAGAGGCAGCGGAACGAGTTGCGAAAATCGTTCATCGCTTAACTTCTTAA
- the mnmA gene encoding tRNA 2-thiouridine(34) synthase MnmA produces the protein MKSNKDIRVVVGMSGGVDSSVAALLLKQQGYDVVGIFMKNWDDTDEFGVCTATEDYEDVVRVCNQIGIPYYAVNFEKQYWDKVFTYFLDEYRAGRTPNPDVMCNKEIKFKAFLDHAMSLGADYLATGHYAQVRENNGRYEMLRGVDDNKDQTYFLNQLTEDVLEKVMFPLGNMPKSRVREIAKENDLATATKKDSTGICFIGERNFKEFLSEYLPAQPGKMTTLDGKEKGQHDGLMYYTIGQRQGLGIGGAGDPWFVVGKNLKDNILYVEQGYSNEKLYSDALIATDVNWITPDKVQDTFTCTAKFRYRQKDSEVKVNILPDNKVEVVFTDRERAVTPGQAVVFYDGEVCLGGGTIDEIIKNGKALDYVG, from the coding sequence ATGAAAAGTAATAAAGATATACGCGTAGTTGTAGGAATGAGCGGAGGAGTAGATTCTTCTGTTGCTGCTCTTCTATTAAAGCAACAAGGATATGATGTTGTAGGGATATTTATGAAAAATTGGGACGATACAGACGAATTTGGTGTCTGCACAGCCACAGAAGATTATGAAGATGTTGTGCGAGTTTGTAATCAAATTGGCATTCCGTATTATGCTGTTAATTTTGAAAAGCAATATTGGGATAAGGTTTTCACTTATTTTCTTGATGAGTATCGAGCAGGAAGAACCCCGAATCCAGATGTAATGTGTAATAAAGAAATTAAATTTAAAGCTTTTTTGGATCATGCCATGTCATTGGGAGCAGATTACCTGGCTACAGGTCACTATGCGCAGGTTAGAGAGAATAATGGACGCTATGAGATGTTACGTGGAGTGGATGATAATAAAGATCAGACATACTTTCTCAATCAATTGACAGAGGATGTACTAGAAAAAGTAATGTTTCCATTGGGTAATATGCCTAAATCTCGTGTTCGTGAAATCGCCAAGGAGAATGATTTGGCAACAGCTACAAAAAAAGATAGTACTGGCATTTGTTTTATTGGGGAGCGTAATTTCAAGGAATTCCTAAGTGAATACCTGCCCGCACAGCCTGGCAAAATGACAACATTAGATGGTAAAGAAAAGGGTCAACACGATGGATTAATGTATTATACAATCGGACAACGGCAAGGACTTGGAATAGGTGGAGCTGGCGATCCCTGGTTTGTTGTTGGTAAAAACCTTAAAGACAATATTCTATATGTGGAACAGGGGTATTCCAATGAAAAACTATATTCTGATGCATTAATTGCCACAGATGTAAATTGGATAACACCGGATAAAGTGCAAGATACTTTTACATGTACTGCTAAATTTCGTTATCGCCAAAAAGATAGTGAAGTAAAAGTGAACATACTTCCTGATAATAAAGTGGAAGTGGTGTTTACAGATCGAGAACGTGCTGTTACACCAGGACAAGCTGTAGTTTTTTACGATGGAGAAGTTTGCCTGGGTGGAGGCACAATAGATGAAATTATTAAAAATGGCAAAGCACTTGACTATGTAGGTTAA
- a CDS encoding tetratricopeptide repeat protein, protein MDKNKEAIQLMKENKLEEAATLLTSYIEENQDDPVGYINFGNLLVHMKDYTRAERFFEKAIVLDESAATAYYGLGNTYFEKSIYPKAQENFQKAIDLGLEEADVYYMLGMSFRHEEHYTLAIPFLLRATELAPEDEEILFQYGLTLAQSNHIGDAEKVFNNVLKINKEHSDAYYNLGVISLYREEANEALAHFEKALSIQPEHVLAANGKKNVESFLSEQ, encoded by the coding sequence GTGGACAAAAATAAAGAAGCTATTCAATTGATGAAAGAGAACAAACTGGAGGAAGCTGCGACTCTATTGACATCCTATATTGAAGAAAACCAGGATGATCCGGTAGGTTATATCAATTTTGGTAATTTGTTGGTACACATGAAGGATTATACACGAGCCGAGCGTTTTTTTGAAAAAGCTATTGTACTTGATGAATCTGCAGCTACTGCCTATTACGGACTAGGGAATACGTATTTTGAAAAATCCATTTATCCAAAAGCCCAAGAAAACTTTCAAAAAGCTATTGACCTTGGCTTGGAAGAAGCAGATGTCTATTATATGTTAGGCATGAGTTTCCGTCATGAGGAACATTATACGTTAGCCATTCCTTTTCTTCTTCGTGCTACAGAGCTTGCACCTGAAGATGAAGAAATTTTATTTCAATATGGGCTTACTTTAGCGCAAAGCAATCATATTGGAGATGCAGAAAAAGTGTTTAATAACGTGTTAAAAATAAATAAAGAGCATAGTGATGCTTATTATAATTTAGGGGTCATTTCTCTCTACCGGGAAGAAGCCAACGAAGCATTGGCACATTTTGAAAAAGCTTTATCCATTCAACCGGAGCATGTGCTTGCTGCGAACGGAAAAAAAAATGTTGAAAGTTTTCTAAGCGAACAATAA